The DNA region AACCCGCTCCGGCACCGACACGACCACGGGTGCACAGGAGGCTCACCGATGAGCGAAGCATGCGGCTGCGGCAACGACGAACCCCGCGGCGACGACGACCACGATGGTGAGCCCGAGAAGCTGTGGCAGATCGGGGAACTGCAGTTCGCCGCCATCTCCGGGGTGTTCCTGCTGGCAGCCCTAATCGCCGGAGTCCTCGACGCCGCCGAGCCGGTCGTCCTAGCACTCGAAGCGGTGGCGCTTGTGGCCGGCGCCTACACCTTCGTACCGTCCACCCTGAAGCGGCTGGCGAAGGGCAAGATCGGGGTCGGCACGCTGATGACCATCGCCGCGGTGGGCGCGGTGATCCTCGGCGAGGTGGGTGAGGCCGCGATGCTGGCCTTCCTGTTCTCCATCAGCGAGGGACTCGAAGAGTACTCGCTGGCCCGCACCCGCCGCGGTCTGCGCGCGCTCTTGTCGCTGGTGCCCGACGAGGCCACCGTGCTGCGCGATGGGACCGAAAAGACCGTTGCGCCAACCGATCTCCAGATCGGCGACCGGATGCTGGTCAAGCCCGGTGAGCGTGTCGCGACCGACGGGATCATCCGCCACGGCCGCACCGCGCTCGATGTCTCCGCCATCACCGGCGAGTCAGTCCCCGTGGAAGCCGGGCCCGGTGATGAGGTGTTCGCCGGGTCGATCAACGGCACCGGGGCACTCGAGGTGGAGGTCAGCACCACCGCCGAGGACAACTCACTGGCCCGCATCGTGCGCATCGTGGAGGCCGAACAATCCCGCAAGGGCGCCTCCCAACGCTTGGCCGACCGCATCGCCAAACCCCTGGTGCCCGGGATCATGATCGCCGCCGCACTGATCGCGGTGATCGGCAGCCTGCTCGGGGACTCGGCCACCTGGATCGAACGTGCCCTGGTGGTGCTGGTCGCCGCCTCACCGTGCGCGTTGGCGATCTCGGTGCCGGTCACCGTGGTGGCCGCTATCGGCGCCGCCAGCAAGCTCGGTGCCCTGGTCAAGGGCGGCGCGGCACTGGAAGGGCTGGGCAGAATCCGCAGCGTCGCCTTGGACAAGACCGGCACGCTCACCGCGAACCGGCCCGCCGTCATCGACGTGGCCACCGCCAACGGTGCCACTCGCGAGCAGGTGCTCGATGTGGCGGCGGCCCTGGAATCGCGCAGCGAGCACCCGCTGGCCGCGGCGATCCTCGCCGCAAATGATGACGTCATCCCTGCCACCGACGTCGAAGCCGTCACCGGTGCCGGACTCACCGGCCACCGCGACGGGCACACGCTTCGCCTCGGCCGCCCCGGCTGGCTAGACCCCGGCCCACTCGCCGGTGATGTCACCCGGATGCAGCAAGCCGGGGCCACCGCGGTCCTCGTCGAACACAACGGCCAGGTCATCGGTGCCATCGCCGTGCGCGACGAGCTGCGCCCCGAGGCCGCCGAGGTGGTCGCCCAATTGCGCCGCGACGGCTACCACGTGGCGATGCTCACCGGCGACAACCACGCCACCGCCGCCGCGCTGGCCCGCGACGTCGGGATCGAGGACGTGCACGCCGAGCTGCGCCCCGAAGACAAGGCGCGCCTGATCGAACAGCTCCGCGCCCAGCGGCCCACCGCGATGGTCGGCGATGGCGTCAACGACGCTCCTGCGCTGGCCACCGCCGACATAGGTATTGCGATGGGCGCGATGGGCACCGACGTGGCCATCGAAACCGCCGATGTGGCGTTGATGGGCGAAGACCTGCGCCATCTGCCCCAAACGTTCCGCCATGCGCGGCGGGCGCGGCGGATCATGCTGCAAAACGTCGGCCTGTCCCTGGGCCTGATCATCGCGTTGGTGCCGCTGGCGCTGTTCGGGGTGCTCGGGCTGGCCGCGGTGGTGCTGGTTCACGAACTCGCCGAGATCGTGGTCATCGCCAACGGTGTGCGGGCCGGGCGCACCACACCGCTGTCCGCCGCGCCGGTCGATCCGGCAGTCAGCCATGGCCGCGTGGCGCCGGTGGGCGCGCCGTCGTGACCGCCGGCCACACCGGCGTGGTGGCTAGTCGGCGGGCCAGCGACACCGCAGACACCTGCGCACGCACATGATCCTGTCGTCTGTTCTGCCCGCCATTGGCCTGTTCATCGTCACCAACATCGACGACATCATCGTGCTCTCGTTGTTCTTCGCCCGCGGCGCGGGACAACGCGGGACGACGGCCCGGATCACCGCAGGTCAATACCTGGGATTTGCGGGAATCCTCGGCGCGGCCGTGTTGGTGACGCTGGGCGCCGGAGCGTTCCTTCCCCCGCACGTCATCCCGTACTTCGGGCTCATCCCCCTGGCCCTGGGACTGTGGGCGGCATGGCGGGCCTGGCGTGGCAACGACGACGATGACGATGACGGCAAGGTTGCCGGCAAGAACGTCGGTGTCTGGACCGTCGCCGCAGTCACCTTCGCCAACGGCGGGGACAACATCGGGGTCTACGTTCCGGTCTTCTTGAGCGTGGGACCGGCGGCCGTGGTGGCCTACTGCGTCGTGTTCCTCGTGCTCGTCGCGGTCCTCGTCATCGCCGCCCGATTCGTCGCCACCCGCCGGCCGATTGCCGAAGTCCTCGAACGCTGGGAACACGTCCTGTTCCCGGTCGTCCTGATCGCCCTGGGCATCTTCATTTTGGTCAGCGGCCTGGCCTTTGAGAACTAGGCGGCCATGAACTGCGGCGGTGGGATCGGCGACAACGTGGGCGTCGCACCTATCCGACCAGCGGCAGTGTCTCTTTTCTAGACAAACGCGGCGATCCGGTTCTTGTCTCACGTCAGCGGCAGGC from Mycobacterium sp. DL includes:
- a CDS encoding cation-translocating P-type ATPase, which translates into the protein MSEACGCGNDEPRGDDDHDGEPEKLWQIGELQFAAISGVFLLAALIAGVLDAAEPVVLALEAVALVAGAYTFVPSTLKRLAKGKIGVGTLMTIAAVGAVILGEVGEAAMLAFLFSISEGLEEYSLARTRRGLRALLSLVPDEATVLRDGTEKTVAPTDLQIGDRMLVKPGERVATDGIIRHGRTALDVSAITGESVPVEAGPGDEVFAGSINGTGALEVEVSTTAEDNSLARIVRIVEAEQSRKGASQRLADRIAKPLVPGIMIAAALIAVIGSLLGDSATWIERALVVLVAASPCALAISVPVTVVAAIGAASKLGALVKGGAALEGLGRIRSVALDKTGTLTANRPAVIDVATANGATREQVLDVAAALESRSEHPLAAAILAANDDVIPATDVEAVTGAGLTGHRDGHTLRLGRPGWLDPGPLAGDVTRMQQAGATAVLVEHNGQVIGAIAVRDELRPEAAEVVAQLRRDGYHVAMLTGDNHATAAALARDVGIEDVHAELRPEDKARLIEQLRAQRPTAMVGDGVNDAPALATADIGIAMGAMGTDVAIETADVALMGEDLRHLPQTFRHARRARRIMLQNVGLSLGLIIALVPLALFGVLGLAAVVLVHELAEIVVIANGVRAGRTTPLSAAPVDPAVSHGRVAPVGAPS
- a CDS encoding cadmium resistance transporter; translated protein: MILSSVLPAIGLFIVTNIDDIIVLSLFFARGAGQRGTTARITAGQYLGFAGILGAAVLVTLGAGAFLPPHVIPYFGLIPLALGLWAAWRAWRGNDDDDDDGKVAGKNVGVWTVAAVTFANGGDNIGVYVPVFLSVGPAAVVAYCVVFLVLVAVLVIAARFVATRRPIAEVLERWEHVLFPVVLIALGIFILVSGLAFEN